The Paenibacillus uliginis N3/975 genome has a window encoding:
- a CDS encoding acyl-CoA thioesterase — protein sequence MPKVSDEQVSRWFTTSFRVRYQESDQMGVVYHANYLNWFEIGRTEMIRQLGFTYRGMEEEGVLLPLVDLDIQYKSPARYDDLVTVFTRMTVFSPLRIHYEYEVRRLNDEDRGLLDTVGQQEAGELPGDKLVIGATRHVWVNRDWKPARLDKNVPKLYDALRGSLLGGKE from the coding sequence ATGCCAAAAGTATCAGATGAACAGGTAAGTCGTTGGTTTACAACATCCTTTCGGGTACGCTATCAAGAAAGCGATCAAATGGGTGTGGTATATCACGCTAACTATTTGAACTGGTTTGAAATTGGAAGAACCGAGATGATTCGGCAGCTGGGATTTACGTACAGGGGAATGGAAGAGGAAGGCGTCCTTCTCCCTCTCGTGGATTTGGATATCCAGTACAAAAGTCCGGCACGATACGATGACCTTGTGACGGTGTTCACACGTATGACGGTTTTCTCGCCGCTTCGGATTCATTACGAGTATGAGGTGCGCCGACTGAATGATGAGGATCGGGGATTGCTGGATACTGTAGGACAGCAAGAAGCAGGAGAGCTTCCGGGAGATAAACTTGTGATCGGCGCAACGCGTCATGTATGGGTGAATAGAGACTGGAAACCAGCAAGACTGGATAAAAATGTTCCCAAGTTGTATGATGCTTTAAGAGGTTCTCTTTTGGGAGGAAAGGAGTAG
- a CDS encoding FxsA family protein: MWKWMLAAVIFLPAIEIFGFSLVAERVGGMNTLLLTLLTSAIGVAMMRFEGRKAMEDAKLKMNSGMVPGLSMAEGLCIFAGGILLIVPGFVTDIVGFTLIFPLTRPLYRFLLLKWMKKNMKNGKITIFRR, translated from the coding sequence ATGTGGAAGTGGATGCTGGCGGCCGTTATTTTTCTGCCTGCCATTGAAATATTCGGATTTTCTTTAGTAGCGGAGCGGGTCGGTGGCATGAATACGCTACTACTGACACTGCTTACCTCCGCCATCGGTGTTGCGATGATGAGATTTGAAGGGCGTAAGGCTATGGAGGATGCCAAACTGAAGATGAACTCGGGTATGGTGCCCGGATTATCGATGGCAGAAGGCCTCTGTATTTTTGCAGGGGGAATTTTACTGATTGTGCCTGGTTTTGTGACAGATATTGTTGGGTTTACATTGATTTTTCCTCTGACACGGCCTTTGTACCGATTCTTGCTGCTGAAGTGGATGAAGAAAAATATGAAGAATGGCAAAATTACGATTTTTCGGCGTTAA
- the accD gene encoding acetyl-CoA carboxylase, carboxyltransferase subunit beta — MFKDLFQKKRKYATIPSERLGRTGQPEEGERPKREIPEGLMNKCSKCGSIQYSKELEKNLKVCSECGHHMRLNAWERIGMTLDETGFEEFDADMISVDPLQFPGYAAKLEQQKMKSGLHDAVITGKGFISEQPVIVAVMSFDFFTGSMGSVVGEKITRAIESATDQGLPLIIFSTSGGARMQESILSLMQMAKTSAALSRFNERGGLFISVITDPTTGGVSASFASLGDINIAEPGAVFGFAGRIVIEQTIRQKLPDDFQTAEFNLAHGQLDMVVHRKDLRTMLGRLLEMHTSKGGF, encoded by the coding sequence GTGTTTAAAGATCTGTTTCAGAAAAAAAGAAAATATGCCACCATTCCTTCGGAACGTCTTGGACGGACAGGACAGCCAGAAGAAGGCGAACGTCCGAAACGGGAAATTCCTGAAGGCCTAATGAATAAGTGCAGCAAATGCGGCAGTATTCAATACAGTAAGGAACTTGAGAAAAATCTAAAAGTGTGCTCAGAGTGTGGTCACCATATGCGTTTGAACGCATGGGAGCGCATTGGCATGACGCTGGATGAGACAGGCTTTGAAGAATTTGACGCCGATATGATTTCCGTTGATCCTTTGCAATTTCCTGGTTATGCAGCCAAGTTGGAGCAGCAGAAGATGAAATCAGGCCTTCATGATGCGGTAATCACGGGTAAAGGTTTTATTAGTGAACAACCTGTTATCGTGGCAGTGATGAGTTTCGACTTCTTTACTGGAAGCATGGGATCGGTTGTTGGTGAGAAAATTACCCGGGCGATCGAGTCTGCAACGGATCAAGGGCTACCGCTCATTATTTTCTCTACTTCTGGTGGAGCTCGGATGCAGGAAAGTATTCTCAGCCTGATGCAGATGGCCAAGACGAGTGCAGCACTTTCGCGGTTCAACGAACGGGGTGGCCTCTTTATTTCGGTCATTACAGACCCGACAACAGGTGGTGTTTCAGCTAGCTTTGCATCACTTGGAGATATCAATATTGCTGAACCCGGTGCTGTGTTCGGCTTTGCCGGACGCATCGTTATCGAGCAGACGATACGTCAGAAGCTTCCGGATGATTTCCAGACCGCCGAGTTCAACTTGGCGCACGGTCAGCTGGATATGGTCGTTCATCGCAAGGATCTGCGTACGATGCTTGGAAGATTGTTGGAAATGCACACCTCGAAAGGGGGATTTTGA
- a CDS encoding YtpI family protein: protein MSIPKECLSTMLGIIRYVLFAVLVISCITAALYSIRARKMSDPLDRGIFHASTNIYMGIMLVALSFIAMLMFSGSTPAVIVEAVFMVMGAFNIFAGIRSKSYYSRQKSARS, encoded by the coding sequence ATGTCCATACCAAAGGAGTGCCTTTCTACCATGCTTGGTATTATCCGCTATGTCTTATTCGCAGTGCTGGTCATTTCCTGCATCACTGCTGCTTTATACAGCATTCGTGCCCGCAAAATGTCCGACCCGCTCGATCGAGGTATCTTTCATGCGTCGACGAATATCTATATGGGCATTATGCTGGTCGCCCTGTCTTTTATTGCCATGCTTATGTTCAGCGGCTCCACTCCCGCAGTGATCGTTGAGGCTGTTTTCATGGTAATGGGCGCCTTTAATATTTTTGCTGGCATTAGAAGTAAAAGCTATTACAGCCGTCAAAAATCGGCTCGCAGCTAG
- the pyk gene encoding pyruvate kinase yields the protein MRKTKIVCTIGPSSESLENTKKLIMAGMNVARLNFSHGDFDEHGNRIKTIRQASQELNKTVAILLDTKGPEIRTGKLEVEPVELVQDEYITLTTEEILGDKNRLSITYKELPEDVHVGSTILIDDGLIGLTVVEVQGTEIKCRIVNGGTIKSKKGVNVPGVNISLPGITEKDANDIIFGIEQGIDFIAASFVRKASDVLEIRELLKSHNAEHVQIISKIENQQGVDNLDEILEVSDGLMVARGDLGVEIPAEEVPLAQKRMIEKCNIAGKPVITATQMLDSMQRNPRPTRAEASDVANAIFDGTDAIMLSGETAAGKYPVESVLTMSRIAEKAESALNYHDLFLKQRIAQDTSITEAISQSVAISALDLNAKAIISSTESGQTARMVSKYRPKAPIVAVTTQERTMRRLALSWGVTPVKGERATSTDEMFEYALQGGQKSGLVKEGDLVVITAGVPLGKSGSTNLIKVSQIPAQN from the coding sequence ATGCGTAAAACTAAAATTGTATGTACTATCGGTCCTTCCAGTGAATCGTTGGAAAACACTAAGAAGCTCATTATGGCCGGCATGAACGTTGCCCGTCTGAACTTCTCCCATGGCGATTTTGATGAGCATGGCAACCGGATCAAAACCATTCGCCAAGCTAGCCAGGAATTGAACAAAACGGTTGCTATCCTTTTGGATACGAAAGGACCAGAAATCCGTACCGGCAAATTGGAAGTGGAACCGGTGGAGCTTGTGCAGGATGAATACATCACACTTACTACCGAAGAAATCCTTGGTGACAAGAACCGTCTCTCCATTACTTACAAAGAACTGCCGGAAGATGTTCATGTGGGATCTACGATTTTGATCGATGATGGTTTGATCGGTCTTACAGTCGTGGAAGTTCAAGGCACTGAGATTAAATGCCGTATCGTTAATGGCGGAACAATCAAGAGTAAAAAAGGCGTAAACGTACCGGGTGTGAACATTTCCCTTCCAGGTATTACTGAAAAGGACGCCAACGATATTATTTTCGGGATCGAGCAGGGCATCGATTTTATCGCAGCTTCCTTCGTTCGTAAAGCCAGTGACGTACTGGAAATCCGCGAACTGTTGAAAAGCCACAACGCTGAGCATGTGCAGATCATCTCTAAAATCGAGAACCAACAGGGTGTGGATAACCTGGATGAAATCCTGGAAGTTTCCGACGGCCTGATGGTAGCCCGTGGTGACTTGGGTGTTGAAATCCCGGCTGAAGAAGTACCTCTTGCGCAAAAACGCATGATCGAAAAATGTAATATTGCAGGAAAACCAGTTATTACGGCAACACAAATGCTGGACTCCATGCAGCGTAACCCGCGCCCAACTCGTGCGGAAGCAAGTGACGTGGCGAATGCGATCTTTGATGGCACGGATGCAATCATGCTTTCAGGTGAAACAGCTGCAGGTAAATATCCAGTAGAATCTGTTCTGACTATGTCCCGTATTGCAGAAAAAGCGGAATCCGCTCTGAACTACCATGACCTGTTCTTGAAGCAACGTATTGCTCAGGACACAAGTATTACAGAAGCGATCAGCCAATCCGTTGCTATTTCCGCATTGGACTTGAACGCGAAAGCGATCATCTCTTCGACAGAATCCGGACAAACCGCACGTATGGTTTCCAAGTACCGTCCTAAGGCTCCTATCGTCGCTGTAACGACGCAGGAGAGAACAATGAGACGTCTAGCATTGTCTTGGGGTGTAACTCCGGTTAAAGGCGAAAGAGCTACGTCTACAGATGAGATGTTTGAATATGCCCTTCAAGGCGGACAAAAATCCGGGCTTGTAAAGGAAGGCGACCTGGTTGTTATTACAGCTGGTGTACCGCTTGGTAAATCCGGTTCTACAAACCTGATTAAAGTTAGTCAAATCCCTGCGCAGAACTAA
- a CDS encoding glutamate decarboxylase, translating into MWTVIYIAPTAKVAEMIKTKLTEEGFLVQSRPVNLSKQQFEILVPSGELEEVQEVLNSILHP; encoded by the coding sequence ATGTGGACGGTAATCTATATCGCGCCAACCGCCAAAGTGGCGGAAATGATTAAAACCAAGCTTACGGAAGAAGGTTTTTTGGTTCAGAGCCGTCCTGTAAATCTTTCCAAACAACAATTTGAGATTTTGGTTCCCTCCGGAGAGCTTGAGGAAGTACAGGAAGTGTTGAATTCGATTTTGCACCCCTAG
- a CDS encoding acetyl-CoA carboxylase carboxyltransferase subunit alpha has protein sequence MSGELPFEMPLAEMRKKIEELKQFGQEKGIDFTDEIARLEERYSRLEEEIYSSISPSQKMHLARHQQRPTSLDLIQLIFTDFIELHGDRLYGDDLAVVGGLAKLNGIPVTVVGQQRGKDTKDNIARFFGSAHPEGFRKALRLMRQAEKFKRPVITFVDTKGAYPGNTAEERGQSEAISSNLREMSALGVPIVCVVIGEGGSGGALAMAVGNRVLMLENAIYSAISPNGAASILWKDASKADQAAQAMKITAEDLLEMEVIEEIIPEPKGGAHRGYEETASAIQDALVRHLKELSIMDPCELKEDRYRKFRKIGSYDYAVSEQTDKLV, from the coding sequence ATGTCAGGCGAACTTCCTTTTGAAATGCCGCTTGCAGAAATGCGTAAGAAGATTGAAGAACTAAAGCAGTTCGGACAGGAAAAAGGAATCGATTTTACGGATGAAATCGCTCGTTTGGAAGAACGCTATAGTCGTCTGGAAGAAGAGATCTATTCCTCCATTTCACCTTCACAAAAAATGCATCTGGCCCGACATCAGCAGAGGCCAACTTCGCTTGATCTTATTCAACTGATATTTACCGATTTCATCGAACTGCATGGAGACCGGCTGTACGGTGACGATCTGGCAGTTGTTGGCGGATTGGCTAAGTTGAATGGTATCCCGGTTACAGTTGTGGGCCAACAGCGGGGAAAGGATACGAAAGATAATATCGCCCGTTTCTTCGGAAGCGCGCATCCGGAAGGCTTCAGGAAGGCACTGCGGCTTATGCGGCAGGCTGAGAAGTTTAAGCGTCCTGTGATCACTTTTGTTGATACAAAGGGTGCTTATCCAGGTAATACAGCTGAAGAGAGAGGTCAATCCGAGGCGATTTCCAGTAACCTGAGGGAAATGTCGGCACTCGGAGTGCCTATTGTTTGTGTGGTCATCGGCGAAGGCGGTAGCGGCGGTGCTCTTGCGATGGCCGTAGGTAACCGTGTCCTGATGCTTGAGAATGCGATTTACTCGGCTATTTCACCGAACGGAGCAGCTTCTATCCTGTGGAAAGATGCATCGAAAGCCGACCAGGCTGCACAAGCGATGAAGATTACTGCAGAGGATCTGCTCGAGATGGAAGTCATTGAAGAGATTATCCCGGAACCGAAAGGTGGGGCGCACCGAGGGTATGAAGAGACGGCTTCAGCGATTCAGGATGCACTCGTCCGTCATCTGAAGGAACTGTCTATAATGGATCCTTGTGAGCTGAAAGAAGACCGTTATCGGAAGTTTCGCAAGATCGGCAGTTATGACTATGCAGTGTCCGAACAGACTGATAAGCTCGTTTGA
- a CDS encoding YtrH family sporulation protein codes for MSIFLSKAILDFFIAFGIVVGGAMVGGVGAVLSMQPPTLTMLDIAGRIKIWALAAAVGGTIDPMRVIESNMLDGNLSPAIKQILYLIFAFLGAHMGSELVKWVCSSRS; via the coding sequence ATGAGTATTTTTTTATCTAAAGCGATACTGGACTTTTTCATAGCTTTCGGCATCGTGGTTGGGGGGGCTATGGTCGGAGGGGTTGGCGCCGTGCTCTCGATGCAGCCTCCGACTTTAACGATGCTTGACATTGCGGGCCGCATCAAAATTTGGGCACTTGCTGCCGCTGTCGGTGGAACCATTGATCCCATGCGTGTTATTGAGAGCAATATGCTGGATGGAAATTTGTCTCCCGCCATAAAACAGATTTTGTATCTGATCTTCGCATTCTTAGGGGCACATATGGGCAGTGAGCTGGTCAAATGGGTCTGCTCCAGCCGGAGTTAA
- a CDS encoding DNA polymerase III subunit alpha yields MSTFVHLHVHSEYSLLDGAARIEDLVREAAALGMKSLALTDHGVMYGAVPFYKSCQKHGIKPIIGCEAYITAGSRKERGSRKDQPIYHLILLAKNETGYRNLMKLCSIGHLEGYHYRPRIDMEALASHHEGIICLSACLGGEVPQHLLHGREAEAKAAALRYKAVFGDDYYLELQDHGLPEQKRVNPQLIALSRELGIPLAATNDVHYLTSADAEVQDVLICIGTGKTVEDEDRLRIPTSQLYLKSEDEMKRLFPHVLEAVDNTAAIAEQCNLELEFGRSILPEYRPLPEGMDAASYLRQLCGAGLRERYEGTERFTSADNRAELERRLDYELNIIESMGFSDYFLIVWDFIAYAHKQGIAVGPGRGSSAGSLVAYTLCITNVDPIKYNLLFERFLNPERVTMPDIDIDFSDERRDEVIDYVVHKYGREHVAQIITFGTMAARAAVRDVGRALNVPYGDVDRAAKLIPNHLGISISRALKESPGLKEQYDTKPKVRELLDMALKVEGMPRHASTHAAGVVISRDPLTDAVPLQEGSEKTALTQYSMEHLESIGLLKMDFLGLRTLSIIERTMRWIGEAAPDFEKVSDDDPGTYQMLGRGETTGVFQLESAGMRRVLKDLKPSAFEDIVSVLALYRPGPMEFIPKYIQAKHGMIEPEYPHPDLIPILGDTYGIIVYQEQIMQIASAMAGFSLGEADLLRRAVSKKKREVLDRERGHFVSGSLKQNYNEEDANRVYDMIVRFADYGFPRAHAAAYGVLAFQTAYLKAHYPVQFMASMLTAVMGSHRKVAEYVLESHRMNINVMPPDVNESRALFTPVSGRSGSDSDEDNLATEGRNGGIRFGLAAIKNVGTQAVENIVQIREDKPFESLLDFCRRVDLRVCNKRVIESLIQAGAFDTLPGHRSQLIAMLDETVEAAVKWRKEREDLQIQLFDFVETTNWDIEYPDIPPYSAGQQLELERELLGMYLSGHPLDDYDLLLEKSGADRLMDLTEAPDDTVVTVAGMVVSLKTITTKQGKAMAFMEWEDQIERCEVVLFPEVWKRSAQLIEKGALLALRAKVQQQDEGFKLLAEELAPLEEERLIQLIRRGRIRTASAGKSAGGTAPQGAGSTRRTTPQTSTLIVSPTDKPIVQDMVSRTDATPRTANVEMNARSVTAGRTDSVKHEQRVFVKITREAEDPQLLTRLKELLQEHPGPVATVLFYERSQKVLGLSDAYRIKPSPALFTRMEDMLGKDTVKVK; encoded by the coding sequence ATGAGTACTTTCGTGCATTTGCATGTGCATAGCGAATACAGTCTGCTCGACGGAGCGGCGCGTATTGAAGACCTTGTACGGGAAGCGGCAGCGCTTGGCATGAAATCATTGGCGCTGACCGATCACGGGGTCATGTACGGCGCCGTTCCATTTTATAAATCATGCCAAAAGCATGGCATAAAGCCGATCATCGGATGTGAAGCTTATATTACAGCAGGATCGCGTAAGGAGCGGGGGAGTCGTAAAGACCAGCCTATCTATCACCTCATTCTGCTCGCAAAAAATGAAACCGGCTATCGGAACCTGATGAAGCTTTGCTCCATCGGCCATCTGGAAGGCTATCATTATAGACCTAGAATTGATATGGAGGCGCTCGCGTCTCATCATGAGGGAATTATATGCCTCAGTGCCTGTCTTGGCGGAGAAGTTCCACAGCATTTGCTGCACGGCAGGGAAGCAGAGGCCAAAGCTGCTGCGCTGCGTTATAAGGCTGTTTTCGGAGATGACTATTACCTGGAGCTGCAGGATCACGGATTGCCGGAGCAAAAACGAGTCAATCCCCAACTCATCGCCTTAAGCCGGGAATTAGGCATTCCACTGGCGGCAACAAATGACGTGCACTATTTGACGTCAGCCGATGCGGAAGTACAGGATGTGTTAATCTGTATCGGGACAGGCAAGACGGTGGAGGACGAAGACCGGCTCAGAATCCCGACCAGCCAGCTATATTTGAAGAGCGAAGACGAAATGAAACGGCTGTTCCCTCACGTGCTGGAAGCGGTGGATAACACGGCCGCTATTGCGGAACAGTGCAACCTTGAACTGGAGTTTGGCAGGTCTATTCTTCCGGAATACCGGCCTTTGCCAGAAGGGATGGATGCAGCTTCTTATTTACGGCAGCTGTGCGGTGCCGGTCTTCGTGAACGTTATGAAGGTACAGAGCGCTTCACATCGGCAGATAACCGAGCAGAGCTGGAGCGCCGGCTTGATTATGAGCTGAACATCATTGAGAGTATGGGCTTTAGCGATTATTTTCTTATCGTGTGGGATTTTATCGCATACGCTCACAAGCAGGGCATTGCCGTTGGACCCGGAAGGGGCTCTTCCGCCGGCAGTCTTGTTGCGTATACACTGTGCATAACGAATGTGGACCCAATAAAGTACAATCTGCTCTTTGAACGGTTTTTGAACCCGGAACGTGTCACGATGCCGGATATCGATATTGACTTCAGTGACGAACGACGGGACGAGGTTATTGATTATGTGGTTCATAAGTACGGGCGGGAGCATGTTGCCCAGATTATAACTTTTGGTACGATGGCTGCAAGGGCTGCGGTCAGGGATGTCGGACGTGCATTAAATGTGCCGTATGGAGATGTGGACAGAGCGGCTAAGCTGATTCCGAACCATTTGGGTATCAGCATATCACGAGCGTTGAAAGAAAGCCCTGGTCTGAAAGAACAGTACGATACCAAGCCCAAGGTTCGGGAGCTGCTCGATATGGCGCTCAAAGTGGAGGGGATGCCTCGTCATGCATCAACTCATGCGGCGGGCGTAGTCATATCCCGCGATCCGTTAACCGATGCGGTTCCGCTGCAGGAAGGCAGTGAGAAGACGGCGCTAACCCAGTATTCCATGGAGCATCTGGAAAGCATAGGCCTCCTGAAAATGGACTTTCTCGGGCTTCGGACCTTATCGATTATCGAGCGAACTATGCGCTGGATTGGTGAAGCGGCTCCGGATTTCGAGAAAGTGTCTGATGACGATCCGGGGACCTATCAAATGTTGGGACGCGGTGAAACGACAGGTGTATTTCAGCTGGAATCAGCGGGGATGCGCCGCGTATTGAAGGATTTAAAGCCATCGGCGTTTGAAGACATCGTGTCCGTTCTGGCACTGTACCGCCCCGGTCCGATGGAGTTTATACCGAAATACATTCAGGCCAAGCATGGCATGATTGAACCGGAATACCCGCACCCTGACCTGATCCCGATTCTGGGGGATACCTATGGAATTATTGTTTATCAGGAACAGATTATGCAGATCGCTTCGGCCATGGCGGGATTTTCGCTTGGTGAAGCCGATTTGCTGAGACGAGCGGTATCGAAAAAGAAACGGGAGGTATTAGACAGGGAGCGAGGCCATTTTGTGTCCGGCAGCTTGAAGCAGAATTACAACGAAGAGGATGCAAATCGGGTGTACGATATGATTGTACGCTTTGCGGACTACGGTTTTCCGCGGGCGCACGCAGCTGCTTATGGTGTACTGGCTTTTCAAACAGCTTATCTTAAGGCTCACTATCCGGTTCAATTTATGGCCTCTATGCTGACGGCTGTGATGGGCAGCCATCGGAAAGTGGCGGAGTACGTGCTTGAATCCCATCGTATGAACATTAATGTGATGCCGCCGGACGTGAATGAAAGCAGAGCTTTGTTTACACCGGTATCGGGCCGTTCCGGCTCCGATTCGGATGAAGACAACCTGGCGACTGAAGGACGAAACGGTGGGATTCGCTTCGGACTGGCGGCAATCAAAAATGTTGGGACTCAGGCTGTGGAAAATATCGTCCAGATCCGGGAAGACAAGCCGTTTGAAAGTCTGCTCGATTTCTGCCGCCGGGTTGATCTGCGTGTGTGCAATAAGCGGGTTATCGAATCGCTCATTCAGGCGGGTGCTTTTGATACGCTCCCAGGGCACCGGTCCCAGCTGATAGCTATGCTGGATGAAACCGTAGAAGCTGCCGTGAAGTGGCGGAAAGAACGCGAAGATTTGCAGATACAGCTGTTTGATTTTGTAGAAACGACAAATTGGGACATCGAATATCCGGATATTCCCCCGTATTCTGCGGGACAACAGTTGGAATTGGAACGCGAACTGCTCGGTATGTACCTGTCCGGACACCCGCTCGATGATTACGATCTTTTGCTTGAGAAATCGGGGGCAGACCGGTTGATGGATTTGACGGAAGCGCCGGACGATACGGTGGTTACGGTGGCGGGTATGGTTGTGTCACTGAAGACAATTACGACCAAACAGGGAAAAGCGATGGCTTTCATGGAATGGGAGGATCAGATCGAACGCTGTGAGGTGGTCCTGTTCCCGGAAGTATGGAAACGGAGCGCCCAACTGATTGAGAAGGGGGCACTTCTCGCCCTTCGCGCCAAGGTTCAGCAGCAGGATGAAGGATTTAAGCTGCTGGCTGAGGAGCTGGCTCCTCTAGAGGAAGAGCGGCTGATCCAGCTGATCCGCCGAGGCCGAATCCGTACGGCTTCCGCCGGAAAGAGCGCAGGAGGAACTGCTCCCCAAGGTGCTGGTTCAACTCGCCGGACAACGCCACAAACGTCAACATTAATAGTGTCTCCGACGGATAAACCGATTGTTCAGGATATGGTTTCCCGTACCGATGCGACGCCCCGTACTGCTAACGTTGAGATGAACGCTCGATCTGTAACTGCTGGACGGACGGATTCGGTGAAGCACGAACAGCGCGTCTTTGTGAAGATTACGCGGGAGGCGGAAGATCCGCAGCTATTGACCCGCTTAAAGGAGCTTCTGCAAGAGCACCCGGGACCCGTGGCAACCGTGCTATTTTATGAGCGGAGCCAGAAAGTGCTCGGTCTGAGTGACGCCTACCGGATTAAACCATCCCCTGCATTGTTTACCCGCATGGAGGACATGCTTGGAAAGGATACTGTTAAAGTTAAATAG
- the citZ gene encoding citrate synthase, translating into MTATKGLEGIVATTSSISSIFDGVLTYRGYDIDDLAEHASFEEVAYLLWFGKLPNAQELQSLQQDLSNYAAIPDKLIQQIKLYPQDANTMAALRSAVSALALYDEAADDMSREANEKKAVQLQAQLPTIIAAIARVRQGKEPVAPKAGASIAENFLYMLRGEQPDETSIKALDQALVLHADHELNASTFASRVTVATLSDIYSGVTSAIGALKGPLHGGANEAVMKMLNEVGTLDKAEAYIQEKLDNREKIMGFGHRVYKNGDPRAKHLQKMSRELGKMKGDTTLYDMSVLIEETVTGQKGLKPNVDFYSASVYTQLGIEHELFTPIFAISRVSGWTAHILEQYDGNRIIRPRAEYTGLTDQKYVPVELR; encoded by the coding sequence ATGACAGCTACCAAGGGTTTGGAAGGCATTGTAGCCACAACTTCCTCGATCAGCTCGATCTTTGATGGTGTTCTCACATATCGAGGCTATGACATTGATGACCTCGCAGAACATGCCAGTTTTGAGGAAGTGGCTTATTTGCTTTGGTTCGGAAAGCTTCCGAACGCACAAGAGTTACAATCGCTGCAACAGGATTTGAGCAATTACGCGGCTATTCCGGATAAACTGATACAACAAATCAAACTGTATCCGCAAGATGCGAATACGATGGCTGCTCTTCGATCCGCCGTATCTGCTCTCGCACTGTATGACGAAGCTGCAGACGATATGAGCCGTGAAGCAAATGAAAAGAAAGCGGTTCAACTTCAAGCTCAGTTGCCTACAATCATCGCGGCTATCGCACGAGTTCGTCAAGGCAAAGAGCCTGTAGCTCCGAAAGCTGGCGCATCTATTGCTGAGAATTTCCTTTACATGCTCAGAGGCGAGCAACCGGATGAAACCTCGATTAAAGCTCTGGACCAGGCCCTTGTGCTTCACGCCGATCATGAGCTGAACGCTTCAACGTTCGCATCCCGTGTAACCGTGGCTACGCTGTCCGATATTTACTCGGGTGTTACATCCGCTATCGGTGCGCTCAAAGGCCCGCTACATGGAGGAGCTAATGAAGCCGTTATGAAGATGCTGAACGAAGTTGGAACCCTCGATAAAGCAGAAGCCTATATTCAAGAGAAATTGGACAACCGCGAGAAAATCATGGGTTTCGGACACCGTGTATACAAAAACGGCGATCCACGTGCCAAGCATCTGCAAAAAATGTCTCGTGAACTCGGAAAGATGAAGGGTGACACAACCCTGTATGATATGTCAGTTCTGATTGAAGAGACAGTGACCGGCCAGAAGGGTCTGAAGCCCAATGTGGATTTTTACTCGGCATCGGTATATACGCAACTTGGTATCGAACATGAGCTATTCACCCCTATTTTTGCAATCAGCCGCGTTTCCGGATGGACAGCGCATATTCTGGAGCAGTACGACGGTAACCGGATTATCCGTCCGCGCGCAGAGTACACAGGATTAACGGATCAAAAATATGTGCCGGTTGAACTTCGCTAA
- a CDS encoding phosphatidylglycerophosphatase A family protein, whose translation MSMELAEGMLNRRGVSVSSIADIVYRLQRKYHPTLTMEQCEESVRAVLGKREVQYTLFTGIALDELAEQKLLPEPLQSIMEKDEPLYGVDETMALGVTSIYGMIGLTSFGYLDKEKIGVIETLNEKTDSIHVFLDDLVAGIAAAASSRIAHNNPQATLYTVEGD comes from the coding sequence ATGTCAATGGAATTAGCAGAGGGTATGCTGAACCGAAGAGGCGTCAGTGTATCCTCCATTGCGGATATTGTCTATCGTTTGCAGAGAAAGTATCATCCGACCCTGACGATGGAGCAGTGTGAAGAGAGCGTGCGGGCAGTGCTTGGAAAGAGAGAAGTGCAGTATACACTGTTTACAGGAATTGCGCTGGATGAGCTGGCCGAGCAAAAGCTTCTTCCAGAGCCACTTCAATCGATCATGGAGAAGGATGAACCGCTGTACGGCGTGGATGAAACGATGGCTTTGGGGGTTACGAGTATTTACGGTATGATCGGACTGACCAGCTTCGGTTATTTGGATAAGGAAAAAATAGGAGTTATTGAAACATTGAACGAGAAGACGGACAGCATACATGTGTTTCTTGATGATCTTGTAGCAGGTATTGCCGCTGCCGCTTCTTCACGTATTGCCCATAACAATCCGCAAGCAACCCTTTACACTGTAGAAGGGGATTAA